In Natronococcus sp. AD-5, the genomic window GACGCGGACGCGTCGACGCGTTCCGAGGAGCGCATCGCCCAGGTCGGCGACCGGCCCGCTCTCGCCGGGTCGTTCCTCGAGCGCCACGTGGTCGGCGAGGTCGTCCATCGAGACGCGCGCGTCGGATTCCTCGAGATACCGGAGAACGATCCGGCGGCGTCGATCTGCGAGCAGGTCGAACGTCGAACCCGTCTCGTCGCGAGCGTTCGTCGCAGGCGTCGTCAGCGATTCCGGATCGGAGATGACGGGAATCATTACCCGTTGTAGCGACCAGACGCATTTGTGTCGCCCGCCAAATTGTGAAGGGTCCCGACGGCGAGCCCGGCGGAAAATCGGCCGCTCGAGCGAGAGGCGGCGCTTGCGGGACGATCGGTGGAACGAAGCGGTGGAAGCGACGGACGGCGGACGACGAACACGAACCCGATCTAGAGGTAGCCGTTCTCGAGCAGCAGTTCGCCGTTCAGGACGCTCGCGCCGGCGGCGCCGCGGATCGTATTGTGTGCGAGGCAGTTGTACTGCAGTCCGAACGAGGACTCGCGCAGTCCGCCCGCCGCGATCGCCATTCCGTCGCCGAGCGTGCGGTCGAGCCGCGGCTGCGGGCGGTCCGGTTCGTCGAAGACGTGGATGAGCCGGTCGGGCGAGGAGCGGAGGTCGAGCGACGGGTACTCCCGCATCGCCTCGGCAGCCTCCTCCGGCGAGAGGTCGTCTTCGGTCTCGACCCAGACGTTCTCGAGGTGGCCGTCGATCGTCGGGATCCGATTACAGGAGGCGGCGACCTCGACGCCGTCGTGAGAGAGGGAGGCGCCGTCGAACTCGCCGAGCAGCTTCCGGGACTCGGTCTCGAGTTTGTCCTCCTCGCTGCCGATGTACGGAACGGCGTTGTCGATGATCTCCATCGAGCTGACGCCGTCGTAACCGGCGCCGGAGACGGCCTGGAGGGTCGCGACGTGGACCGTCTCGAGGCCGTACTCCGCGAGCGCGGCGAGGGTGGGAACGAAGGTGATCGTCGAGCAGTTGGGATTCTTGACCATCGCGCCGTCCCAGCCGCGCTCGTCGCGCTGGACCTCGAGCAGGTCGAGGTGGTCGGCGTTGACCTCCGGGATGACGAGCGGAACGTCGTCGTCCATCCGCGCGTTCGAGGAGTTCGAGGACATGACGTAGCCGGCCTCGCAGAACGCGGGTTCGACCTTCGCGCCGACGCTCGAGGGGAGCGAGGAGAACAGCAGATCGACGTCGTCGGGCACCGCGTCCGGCTCGGTCGCCGAGACGGTCATCTCCGCGACGTCCTCGGGGATCGGGCTGTCGACGCGCCACTTCGCGGCCTGCCGGTACGTCTTGCCGGCGCTCGATTCGCTCGCGGTCAGTGCTGCGATCTCGAAGTCCGGGTGGGGATCGAGAAGCTGAATCAGTCGTTGTCCGACGGCACCGGTTGCGCCGAGTACGCCTACTCGTACTGCCATTTTCCCGTCCTCGGAGTTGCGACCGCAAAACGGTTTGGATTCCCGCGACTGCTGCGGGCTCGTATCGATCGAACCGCCCGCGGTACTGTTCGTCGGCAGACGGCCGCATAGAAGAAATTAAGAAAACGGAGCGGCACGTATCGATCGATGCACTCCCATCAGGACCTACGCGTTTCAGGTACCGTTCCGGTCCGGCCCGCCTCGAAAGGCGATACCCACGCGGCCGGGCAGCCACGCGCCGCTACTGTCTGCGATTCGCGGTGGTCTCGATGACGGGATCGACCGCGAGTTCCGGCGGTCTGGGACTGTTCGAGACGACGTTCAGCATCGGCGCGACGGTCGTCTCGGCGCTCGCACTCCTGCTCGGACTCGGTTTCGTTGCGATGGGATACCAGGACATGACTCTTCCCGTCCTCGGAACGGAACTCTCGATTCTCACGGGACTGGTCGGTCTCCTGTTCGGCCTGTTCGTCGCGCTCGTGGCGTTCGTCGCCGCGGTCTACATGGAGCCCGGCTTCGGCGACGGCCACTAACCGAATATCGACGCACCGAACGATCGTTCTCCGACTCGTCTCCGAGCTCGACTCGTCGCTACCGACGGCTCTCGAGTGCAGTGGGTGCCCTCGAACCACGCTGGTCGAGACGAGAAATCGAGTTACGCTGCAGCTTCGGCGCCTTTCTTCCGCGTGACGTAGCCGGCGATCCGGTTGCGAACGCCCTTGGACTCGACGTTCGTGAGCTTGTCGACGCTGTCTTTGTTCTGTTCGAAGTCGGTTGTGAACGCGTCCGGGTACCGCTCCAGGAGGAGGTTCCCGGTCTTCTTGACGTAGGCCGGTTTGATTGCCATAGAGGGGCTTCCGTCTAGAGACTCTTATAACGCACCATTTCTGTCGATGGGCGACCGTAGCGGCGGATCGTCTCTCGCGCGCGCCGGTTTGGCGTCCCCGACGTGTATCACCGGAACTAGCGGGGGACAGCAATAAGCGCTCGTCGCCCCTTCTGGAAGGGGGTTATGAGTGAGTTTACCAAACAAGAACTCGACTACCTGGACGAACAGCGTCTCGGGCGTCTCGCGACCGTCGGGGCGAATTCCCAACCTCACGTCGTCCCCGTCGGCTTTCGCTACGACGCCGACGAGGACGCCATCGACATCGGCGGACGGGACTTCGCCGAGTCGAAGAAGTTCCGCGAGGCGAAACGCAACCCTCGCGTCGCCTTCGTCGTCGACGACCTGGCTAGTATCGATCCGTGGCAACCGCGCGGCATCGAGATACGCGGCCGCGCGCAGACGTTCGACGAAGGCGGCGAGCGCTTCGGACCGGGTTACGACGACGCGTGGATGCAGATCCGGCCGGAACGAATCGTCTCCTGGGGGATCTGATCCGAGAGTCGGGTCGTGTCCGCGCCGACCGCGCCCTTCCGATCCGCTCGGATATCGCTCACCACGCCGCGTACTCGCGCACGCGCTCGAGCGCCTCGCGCTCTCGCGGACTCCCGGCGCGGTCGACGACCGAGGCGCAGTACTCGAGACGGTCGCGCAACTGGCCCTCGTCGTACCCCTCCACCCCGAGTCGCGAGGCGGCGACCGTCGCCTCGATCACGGCGCCGAAGCCGCGGTCGACCGTCGGCACGGTCTCCGAGACGATCTCGGACTCGACGGGGCGGAGTTGCCACTCCTCCCAGCGCGTCTCCCCCTCGGTCCCCGAATCGATCCGCTCGACTCGCACCCGCGCCCAGGCGTCGGCCGACTCGAGTACCGGCTCCTCGAGTTCGCGGATCGTGAGCGCGGCGTCGACGAAGTCGACGGGATCGACGGTGAACTGGACGTAGCCCTCGCTCCGGCGGTGGAAGTTCCGCCGGGTTCGGGTGTTCCCCCAGGTCGTCGCGGTGACGGGATCGCCGGCGAACAGCCCGAGCGCGGCCGCGTTCCACCGGCCGTTCGGTCCCAGGGTCGTCACGACGGATTCGGTGACGCCCTCGAGCGAGACGGGCCACTCGACCGTCTCGGCGCTCGCGTTCGCCCCCTCCGGATCCGGGTCGTCGCTCATAGCGTGATCGTTTCGTGCTCGAGGGCGATGAACAGTCCGGCCGCGGTGACGTCCGCCGTCGTCCCCGGATTGATTCCGCGGTCGACGAGTTCGTCGGCGAAGGCCTCGACCGCCTCGCGGTCCGCCTTGAGCGCGTCGCGCTCGTACAGGTCGGCGGCGCGCTCGGTCACCTCCGCCGCGACGGCCTCGCCGCTGCGTTTCGCCACGAGGGTGTCGGCTCGCTCCGCGAGCAGGGAGAGAAAGACCGCCGCGGTGCGCTCGAGGAGCGGCCCGTCGGCCGCGGCGAGCCGTTCGGCGGCCGTAAAGGAGCGATCGAAGCCGGTGACCCACTCGCGGGCGACGTCGTCGCCGGGAACGCTTCGGTCCATCACGTCGAGCAGCGTGAGGCCGCGCTCCTCGAGGGCCGGAATCGCGTCGGCCCCGCGGCGAACGTCGAGCGGCGCCATCGTCTCGGGCGGATCGGCGACGAAGACGTCGACGTGCTCGAACGCCCGGTAGAACGCGGCCGCGTCGGCGACGGTCGTTCCCTCCAGAACGGACTCGACGACGGGCTGCGAAAGCTCGTCGCGAGCGGCCCGGACGAGCGGCACGAGCAACAGGAGCGCGCCGAACTGGGTGTTGCCGCCCTCCTGGGCGGCCATCCCCTCGACCGCGCGCTCGAACGCCGGGCCGACCGCCGCGCCGCTCGCCGCCAGTTCGAGGCCCTGGCCGGCGCCGACGGCCCCCGCGAGGAAGTGTTCGAAGCGCAGGTCGTCGAGGTCGCGGCGGCGATCGACGTTGCCGGGCTTGGGGCTGGCGGCGACCTCGAGCAAGAGCGCGAGTTCGGCGTTCTGAGCGGGATCGGTCATGTGAACTCCGTGCGTACCCGTCTCGTGTCGCGATACTTGGCTCCGTCGTGACGACGGCGTCGCACCGCGGTCGATATCGGATTTCACGCGTGCCTGCGCACCGTCACGAGCGCTAACAGCCAACAGCCATTACTGGCGAAACCGCGCTCCTCATATACGGCCGCGCCCATATACGGCGAAGAATGCCACACCGATCGCGCTACATCTCCGCACTGGGCGTCCTGCTCATCGTGATCGCGGCAGGGCAATCGCTTTTCAAGGTTGCCAGTAACGGATCGGGGCTGGAAGCGCTGATCGATTTTCTATTGCTCGGTTTCACGGGGGGGCTGTTTCTGTACGTCGGGAACTGGCTGTCGAGTACCGATCTCGATCCGGGTCTCTATTCCCGGATCGCCGCCTGGAGCCTCGGCGGCATCGGGGTGATGCTCGTCTTCCTCGTTCTCCGCGCGGTTCATCCGGGCATTCCGACCGAGTTCACGTTCGGGACGAGAGCGGTCACGCTGGCGATCGGCTCGCTCGCCGGCCTCGGCATCGGCATCCACGAAGCGCGAGCCATCTCGCGGGAGCGAGAGGTCGAGCGTCGTAACGAGGAGCTGCGACGAATACGAGGGACGCTCGAGCGGCGAAACGACGAGCTGACTCGAACGCGAGCGGAGCTCGAGGAGACGGTCCGGCAACTGGAAGCGTCGAACGAGCGGCTGGACCAGTTCGCCGCCGCCGCCTCCCACGACCTCCAGGAGCCGCTGCGGATGGTCTCGAGCTACCTGCAACTGGTGGACGAGCGCTACGCCGACGATCTCGACGACGAGGCCGAAAAGTTCGTCGAGTACGCGGCCGACGGCGCCGAGCGGATGCAGGTTATGGTCGACGACCTGCTGCAGTACTCGCGGGTCGAAACGCGCGGCGATCCGTTCGAACCGGTCGACCTCGACGCGGCGCTCGACGACGCGCTGACGGATCTGCAGGTGCGGATCGAGGAAAGCAACGCCGAGATCACGGCCGACGAACTGCCCCGCGTCGAGGGCGACTCGAGCCAGCTGCGCCAGCTGTTTCAGAACCTTCTTTCCAACGCGATCGAGTACAGCGGCGACGAACCGCCCCGGATCCACGTCTCCGTCGAACGGGTCGGCGACGAGTGGAAGATTTCGGTCCGCGACG contains:
- a CDS encoding DUF7344 domain-containing protein — translated: MIPVISDPESLTTPATNARDETGSTFDLLADRRRRIVLRYLEESDARVSMDDLADHVALEERPGESGPVADLGDALLGTRRRVRVALRHVHVPKLDAADAVDFDPDANTVSLREPGAKLLGQLDSIDE
- the asd gene encoding aspartate-semialdehyde dehydrogenase; this translates as MAVRVGVLGATGAVGQRLIQLLDPHPDFEIAALTASESSAGKTYRQAAKWRVDSPIPEDVAEMTVSATEPDAVPDDVDLLFSSLPSSVGAKVEPAFCEAGYVMSSNSSNARMDDDVPLVIPEVNADHLDLLEVQRDERGWDGAMVKNPNCSTITFVPTLAALAEYGLETVHVATLQAVSGAGYDGVSSMEIIDNAVPYIGSEEDKLETESRKLLGEFDGASLSHDGVEVAASCNRIPTIDGHLENVWVETEDDLSPEEAAEAMREYPSLDLRSSPDRLIHVFDEPDRPQPRLDRTLGDGMAIAAGGLRESSFGLQYNCLAHNTIRGAAGASVLNGELLLENGYL
- a CDS encoding 30S ribosomal protein S17e, with the translated sequence MAIKPAYVKKTGNLLLERYPDAFTTDFEQNKDSVDKLTNVESKGVRNRIAGYVTRKKGAEAAA
- a CDS encoding PPOX class F420-dependent oxidoreductase — encoded protein: MSEFTKQELDYLDEQRLGRLATVGANSQPHVVPVGFRYDADEDAIDIGGRDFAESKKFREAKRNPRVAFVVDDLASIDPWQPRGIEIRGRAQTFDEGGERFGPGYDDAWMQIRPERIVSWGI
- a CDS encoding DUF447 domain-containing protein, translating into MSDDPDPEGANASAETVEWPVSLEGVTESVVTTLGPNGRWNAAALGLFAGDPVTATTWGNTRTRRNFHRRSEGYVQFTVDPVDFVDAALTIRELEEPVLESADAWARVRVERIDSGTEGETRWEEWQLRPVESEIVSETVPTVDRGFGAVIEATVAASRLGVEGYDEGQLRDRLEYCASVVDRAGSPREREALERVREYAAW
- a CDS encoding triphosphoribosyl-dephospho-CoA synthase gives rise to the protein MTDPAQNAELALLLEVAASPKPGNVDRRRDLDDLRFEHFLAGAVGAGQGLELAASGAAVGPAFERAVEGMAAQEGGNTQFGALLLLVPLVRAARDELSQPVVESVLEGTTVADAAAFYRAFEHVDVFVADPPETMAPLDVRRGADAIPALEERGLTLLDVMDRSVPGDDVAREWVTGFDRSFTAAERLAAADGPLLERTAAVFLSLLAERADTLVAKRSGEAVAAEVTERAADLYERDALKADREAVEAFADELVDRGINPGTTADVTAAGLFIALEHETITL
- a CDS encoding sensor histidine kinase, whose amino-acid sequence is MPHRSRYISALGVLLIVIAAGQSLFKVASNGSGLEALIDFLLLGFTGGLFLYVGNWLSSTDLDPGLYSRIAAWSLGGIGVMLVFLVLRAVHPGIPTEFTFGTRAVTLAIGSLAGLGIGIHEARAISREREVERRNEELRRIRGTLERRNDELTRTRAELEETVRQLEASNERLDQFAAAASHDLQEPLRMVSSYLQLVDERYADDLDDEAEKFVEYAADGAERMQVMVDDLLQYSRVETRGDPFEPVDLDAALDDALTDLQVRIEESNAEITADELPRVEGDSSQLRQLFQNLLSNAIEYSGDEPPRIHVSVERVGDEWKISVRDEGIGIDPEDQERIFEIFDRLHSREECEGTGIGLALCRRVVERHGGEIRVDSEPGEGSTFSFTLEPGAETPASSDANSAL